A window of the Lepisosteus oculatus isolate fLepOcu1 chromosome 14, fLepOcu1.hap2, whole genome shotgun sequence genome harbors these coding sequences:
- the LOC138242849 gene encoding histone H4 type VIII-like, with protein sequence MSGRGKGGKGLGKGGAKRHRKVLRDNIQGITKPAIRHLARRGGVKRISGLNYEETRGVLKVFLENITCTGHAKHAKRKTVMDAMDLVYALKRQRTLYGFGG encoded by the coding sequence ATGTCTGGAAGAGGCAAAGGCGGAAAGGGACTCGGGAAAGGAGGCGCTAAGCGTCACCGTAAGGTTCTCCGCGACAACATCCAGGGAATCACCAAGCCTGCCATCCGCCacctggctcgccgtggggGAGTGAAGCGGATCTCCGGGCTGAACTACGAGGAGACCCGCggggtgctgaaggtgttcctggagaacATCACCTGCACCGGGCACGCCAAGCACGCCAAGAGGAAGACCGTCATGGACGCCATGGACCTGGTGTACGCGCTGAAGCGCCAGCGTACCCTGTACGG